A genome region from Chengkuizengella sp. SCS-71B includes the following:
- a CDS encoding D-cysteine desulfhydrase, translating to MDLTAYPRRIYTDFATPIQHLEKLSNMLGGPNIYVKRDDLLGLTGGGNKTRKLEFLVADALKQDVDTLITTGGVQSNHCRMTLAAAVKEGLKCRLVIEERNHLYNPKENGNVFLYNLLGAEQIKVVPDGTDVVKEMEIVNEELNKEGRKGYIVAEGGGNDLGALGYVSGSQEILKQTSEMGISLDHIISPSGSGGTHAGLVTGFCASGIGIPVTGINVRRDKAAQEEKVYNIVNLARQRIGFNEEIPKETVKNFDDYLGPGYAIPTDKTFEAIQLLAQTEGILLDPVYTGKTMAGLIDLVQKGYFEGQKNILFLHTGGTPSIYANASNILEHSNLYLDVN from the coding sequence ATGGACTTAACAGCATACCCTCGACGTATTTATACAGATTTTGCAACCCCTATACAACACCTTGAAAAACTATCTAATATGTTAGGTGGGCCTAATATTTATGTAAAAAGAGATGATTTACTTGGTTTAACAGGTGGTGGAAATAAAACAAGAAAACTTGAATTTTTAGTAGCAGATGCTTTAAAACAAGATGTTGATACACTAATTACTACTGGGGGAGTTCAATCGAACCACTGTCGAATGACTTTGGCAGCTGCGGTTAAGGAAGGGTTAAAATGTCGTCTGGTCATTGAAGAGAGAAATCACTTATACAATCCAAAGGAAAATGGAAATGTCTTTTTATACAATTTGCTGGGTGCAGAACAAATAAAGGTTGTTCCAGACGGTACAGATGTTGTGAAAGAGATGGAAATAGTTAATGAAGAGTTAAACAAAGAAGGAAGAAAAGGTTATATCGTTGCTGAAGGCGGTGGTAATGACCTCGGAGCTCTTGGTTATGTTAGCGGTTCTCAAGAAATTTTAAAACAAACTTCTGAAATGGGAATTTCGCTAGACCATATCATTTCACCGAGTGGTAGTGGTGGGACTCATGCTGGTTTAGTGACTGGATTTTGTGCTAGTGGAATTGGAATTCCTGTCACAGGAATTAATGTCCGAAGAGATAAAGCTGCTCAAGAAGAAAAGGTTTATAACATTGTGAATCTAGCTAGGCAGCGTATAGGTTTTAATGAAGAAATTCCTAAAGAAACAGTTAAAAATTTTGATGACTACTTAGGTCCTGGATATGCAATACCAACTGATAAAACCTTTGAAGCTATTCAACTGCTGGCACAAACAGAAGGAATTTTACTTGATCCCGTCTATACTGGCAAAACAATGGCAGGATTAATAGATCTAGTGCAAAAAGGCTATTTTGAAGGACAGAAAAATATTTTATTTCTTCATACAGGAGGAACACCATCAATTTACGCCAATGCATCAAATATTTTAGAGCATAGTAATCTTTATTTAGACGTAAATTAA
- a CDS encoding sulfite exporter TauE/SafE family protein, which translates to MDNWMILIFIVFFTSLLQSSTGFGFSIVGTPFLLLIYPPQSAIQINIILSLCLSIIMIYKIKNEVNYPLLKKLVLGSLIGIVPGLLMYLFLNMDIFKVIVGVLIIILTILLFAKVTIRQTDKRDFAAGTMSGLLTTSIGVPGPPLLLYFSSTSMDKMTLRSTTLAYYLFIYLVSLIMQVSFGGSYLEVWTSSLIALIPLLAGIILGQLLFKRINQRVFRMITYVILLFTGFYMLVAS; encoded by the coding sequence ATGGACAATTGGATGATTTTGATCTTTATCGTTTTTTTTACTTCACTTTTACAATCTAGTACGGGATTTGGTTTTTCAATAGTAGGTACACCGTTTCTATTATTGATTTACCCCCCCCAAAGCGCAATTCAAATTAACATTATACTATCACTTTGTCTATCCATCATAATGATCTATAAGATAAAAAATGAAGTGAATTATCCCTTACTAAAGAAACTAGTATTAGGAAGCCTCATTGGAATTGTTCCTGGTTTGTTAATGTATCTGTTTTTAAATATGGACATCTTTAAAGTAATAGTTGGAGTGCTGATTATTATATTAACCATACTCCTTTTTGCAAAAGTAACAATCAGACAAACAGACAAAAGGGACTTTGCTGCAGGTACTATGTCCGGACTACTAACAACAAGTATCGGGGTGCCAGGTCCACCGCTTCTGCTTTATTTTTCAAGTACAAGCATGGATAAAATGACACTGCGAAGTACTACATTAGCTTATTATTTATTTATCTATTTGGTTAGTTTGATCATGCAAGTTTCTTTTGGTGGGAGTTATTTAGAAGTTTGGACTTCGTCCCTCATTGCTCTTATTCCTTTGTTAGCTGGTATCATACTAGGACAACTTTTATTTAAAAGGATTAACCAAAGAGTTTTTAGAATGATCACTTATGTGATACTTCTTTTTACAGGCTTTTATATGTTAGTCGCTTCGTAA
- a CDS encoding BlaI/MecI/CopY family transcriptional regulator — MKDFIKISEAEWKIMKVLWRVSPLTSAEIIEALKKDTSWSPKTIHTLISRLVKKEAIGVKKGSRFKLFSPLVTEEECKSLEAKSFLEKVYSGSVKMFIANFIKDEKLSQEEIEELERILEEKKR, encoded by the coding sequence ATGAAAGATTTTATAAAAATATCAGAAGCTGAATGGAAAATCATGAAAGTATTATGGAGAGTTTCACCATTAACTTCAGCTGAAATCATCGAAGCATTAAAAAAAGATACGAGTTGGAGCCCTAAAACAATTCATACACTCATTAGTCGATTAGTCAAAAAAGAAGCGATTGGCGTGAAAAAAGGTTCCCGATTCAAGTTATTTTCCCCTCTTGTTACTGAAGAGGAGTGTAAGAGTTTAGAAGCAAAATCATTTTTGGAAAAGGTATATTCTGGCTCCGTTAAAATGTTTATTGCTAACTTCATAAAAGATGAAAAACTATCTCAAGAAGAGATTGAAGAATTAGAACGCATACTGGAAGAAAAAAAGAGGTAA
- a CDS encoding TRAP transporter large permease subunit, which produces MLEDNSWVYDASTPIPKGSALIVAVPLWIVPVVVAISVASAVDVSVEVLYSLERATFLMVILVLEATRRILGLPLMILAHIFMGYALIGYKSTPFLDGIIPEAIIHAGYDIQALVTKLNTNLGIFGIPIYVSSTYVIIFVLFGAFFDVTGAGRMFINAALSILGPFRGGPAKAAVIGSGVMGSISGSSVANVVTTGTFTIPLMKRVGFRSKTAGGIEVAASSSGQLLPPIMGAAAFIMAETTGIPYCTSPSLL; this is translated from the coding sequence ATGCTAGAAGATAATTCATGGGTGTATGACGCTTCAACACCAATTCCGAAAGGCTCTGCACTAATTGTTGCTGTTCCACTTTGGATAGTTCCAGTTGTTGTAGCTATTTCGGTTGCTTCAGCCGTGGATGTTTCAGTAGAAGTATTATATTCTCTTGAACGAGCAACATTTTTGATGGTTATACTCGTGCTTGAGGCTACTCGAAGAATTTTGGGGCTGCCCCTTATGATCCTTGCGCATATATTTATGGGTTACGCATTAATTGGATATAAATCCACACCTTTTTTAGATGGCATTATTCCTGAGGCTATTATTCATGCAGGTTATGATATTCAGGCTTTAGTGACAAAACTGAATACAAACCTTGGAATTTTCGGCATACCGATTTACGTTTCTTCAACGTATGTCATCATTTTTGTTTTGTTCGGTGCTTTTTTTGATGTTACAGGTGCTGGTCGTATGTTTATTAATGCGGCGTTGTCAATTTTAGGACCATTTCGTGGTGGGCCTGCTAAAGCGGCCGTTATCGGCAGTGGTGTCATGGGGTCTATTTCAGGCAGTTCTGTTGCAAATGTAGTTACTACAGGTACGTTTACGATACCTCTAATGAAAAGAGTAGGATTTAGATCAAAAACAGCAGGAGGGATCGAGGTTGCAGCTTCCTCAAGTGGACAACTTCTTCCACCGATCATGGGTGCTGCAGCTTTTATTATGGCGGAAACAACAGGAATTCCTTATTGTACATCGCCAAGTCTGCTTTAA
- a CDS encoding M56 family metallopeptidase, which translates to MDITLLFKTILNLSLMGSVVIGIILLVKLIFKDKLNPHWHYYIWFLVILRLIIPYTPESSMSIFNLFPQVPQEIDSIQDISNTANVYDDGVTNSIIPDTNEIIQVHDPQPFHIDQENGAFKLNYEILGIIWIIGVVTLMLTILIVNIRFHWKLRKQPRCKEVEFIQLLENCKNEMKLRNKITMIYVDTTNTPSITGLIRPKLLLPKEIMHQLSYEEKRYVFLHELAHLKRKDIFINWIALYVQVINWFNPLVWYAFYKMREEAEESCDASVLAHLKKSEHVEYGKTILNFLTKLSKPNLMPVTMGIANNKTTIQRRIMRIAMFKKTSFKKSVATTALTVGMGLVGLTSALAGPQIFNEEIILKQAEELGIETDGKTLEEINVEIEAITDAARATEAEARKMEAEAQALKQAKELDIDTVGKTLNQVMQEVNDALFLKQAKELGIDTAGKTAGQLDEEVRKLQLVKQAEELGIETDGKTLEELTGSH; encoded by the coding sequence ATGGATATAACATTATTATTTAAAACCATTTTAAACTTATCTTTGATGGGCAGTGTTGTCATAGGAATCATATTATTGGTTAAATTAATTTTTAAAGATAAGCTGAATCCCCATTGGCATTACTATATTTGGTTTCTTGTTATTTTAAGACTCATCATTCCGTATACACCAGAAAGTTCAATGAGTATTTTCAATTTATTTCCGCAAGTACCCCAAGAGATTGATTCCATACAAGATATAAGTAATACAGCAAATGTATACGATGATGGAGTCACAAATTCTATAATACCAGATACGAATGAAATTATTCAAGTACATGACCCACAACCTTTTCATATAGATCAAGAAAATGGAGCCTTTAAATTGAATTACGAGATATTAGGCATCATTTGGATTATAGGTGTAGTCACTTTAATGTTAACAATTCTCATTGTAAATATACGTTTTCATTGGAAACTTAGAAAACAACCAAGATGCAAAGAGGTTGAATTCATTCAACTTTTAGAGAATTGCAAAAATGAAATGAAGTTGAGAAATAAGATTACCATGATTTATGTTGATACAACAAACACTCCTTCCATCACGGGATTGATTCGTCCCAAATTATTACTGCCAAAAGAAATCATGCATCAATTATCATATGAAGAGAAAAGATATGTCTTTCTACATGAGCTTGCACATTTAAAAAGGAAAGATATTTTTATTAACTGGATTGCTTTATACGTTCAAGTGATTAACTGGTTCAACCCTTTGGTTTGGTATGCTTTTTATAAAATGCGTGAAGAGGCAGAAGAGTCATGTGATGCATCTGTTTTAGCTCATCTTAAGAAATCCGAGCATGTTGAATATGGGAAAACAATTCTTAATTTCTTAACAAAATTATCAAAACCAAATTTGATGCCTGTAACGATGGGAATAGCAAACAATAAAACAACAATACAAAGAAGAATAATGAGAATTGCAATGTTTAAAAAAACATCATTTAAAAAATCTGTTGCGACTACTGCATTAACCGTAGGAATGGGTTTAGTGGGGTTAACGAGTGCTTTAGCAGGTCCACAAATATTTAACGAAGAAATAATACTTAAACAAGCAGAAGAATTAGGTATTGAAACCGATGGTAAAACGCTTGAAGAAATAAATGTAGAAATTGAAGCAATTACTGACGCGGCAAGAGCAACAGAAGCAGAAGCAAGAAAAATGGAAGCAGAAGCACAAGCACTTAAGCAGGCAAAAGAGCTAGATATAGATACAGTAGGTAAAACGTTGAACCAAGTAATGCAAGAAGTAAATGATGCATTATTTCTTAAGCAGGCAAAAGAGCTAGGTATAGATACAGCAGGTAAAACGGCTGGACAATTAGATGAAGAAGTTCGCAAATTACAATTAGTAAAACAAGCAGAAGAGTTAGGTATTGAAACCGATGGTAAAACGCTTGAAGAATTAACTGGCAGTCATTGA
- a CDS encoding LysR family transcriptional regulator produces MDHHLHIFIAVAEKKNFTRAAEELHLTQSAVSIHIKTLEEKFEIKLFERTNKFVRLTKAGEILYFHAKNIINQYAHVQRLIDDLKLIPSGPLHIGSGYTFGEYHLPKIISRFTEKHTMVTPHITIKNSQDIVNHVINHEIELGIVEDHIDFTELESFTLSKDELVVIVSSKHPLAQQKEVEFEQLHNEQWILRKPGSGTRNTVDKVFNDFQFSPKSVMEFGTSQIIKESVEAGLGISIISKSAIQKEIILNTITPIKLKNYPIEREFICITHSTILKTRTAELFLQFLHDQN; encoded by the coding sequence ATGGATCATCATTTACATATCTTTATTGCTGTAGCTGAAAAAAAGAATTTTACCCGTGCGGCTGAAGAACTACATCTAACTCAGTCTGCAGTAAGTATCCATATAAAAACACTAGAAGAAAAGTTCGAAATTAAATTATTTGAACGAACAAATAAATTCGTAAGGTTAACTAAAGCAGGAGAAATTTTATATTTCCATGCTAAAAATATTATAAATCAATATGCTCATGTCCAGAGATTAATAGATGATTTAAAACTTATCCCTAGCGGTCCCCTTCATATTGGTTCTGGTTATACTTTTGGAGAGTATCACTTGCCTAAAATCATTTCACGATTCACAGAAAAACACACTATGGTTACACCTCATATTACAATTAAAAACTCACAAGACATTGTTAACCATGTCATTAATCATGAAATAGAGCTTGGTATCGTTGAAGATCATATTGATTTTACTGAGTTAGAATCATTTACATTATCAAAAGATGAATTAGTTGTTATCGTTTCCTCTAAACATCCATTAGCTCAACAAAAGGAAGTTGAATTTGAGCAGCTGCATAATGAACAATGGATTTTAAGAAAGCCAGGTTCAGGGACTAGAAATACAGTAGATAAGGTATTTAATGATTTTCAATTCTCACCAAAATCAGTCATGGAATTCGGCACATCCCAAATCATAAAAGAATCGGTAGAAGCAGGTTTAGGAATTTCGATCATTTCAAAATCAGCAATTCAAAAAGAAATCATTTTAAACACAATCACACCAATCAAACTCAAAAACTATCCTATCGAGAGAGAGTTTATATGCATAACACACTCGACTATTTTGAAAACAAGAACAGCAGAGTTATTTTTACAATTTCTCCATGATCAAAATTAA
- a CDS encoding TRAP transporter large permease subunit, which translates to MYIAKSALIPSILAYTAILLLVLIEALKQKTFGIPKKELIPIKVVLMERGYMILPILGLIYYLSQGSTPTKAAFIAVLMIIGITIFSSFMENMQRYSGYILSFIIVALAWGINQFGLFGLFGINCMPLEFVYIGLICAGIALIGVALRSKVKEKAKIQFGGKEFVQALELGAKNGISVAIACATAEILVGVVTMTGLGSNLSSIILNLSESGIFFGINPIYPVLLAAMIASMIMGMGLPTTATYIVLAAVMAPPLVEVGLSLMAAHLFVFYYGILVDDTPPINLPAYAASGIAKSEPVQTGLQGFKYDAGALLLPFAFATNPYLLLMAEGGSVLQTIWVIFTALVGIIAFSTFIQNYMIDHYRWYERLMALISALLLIHSSTLTDVLGIGMSSIR; encoded by the coding sequence TTGTACATCGCCAAGTCTGCTTTAATTCCTTCAATTCTTGCATATACAGCGATTCTATTGCTGGTTCTTATTGAAGCTTTGAAGCAAAAAACTTTTGGAATTCCTAAAAAAGAGCTTATTCCTATCAAAGTTGTTTTGATGGAACGAGGTTATATGATATTACCTATTTTGGGTTTAATTTATTACCTTTCCCAAGGTAGCACTCCAACTAAAGCAGCATTCATTGCGGTATTGATGATTATTGGAATTACCATATTTTCTTCCTTTATGGAAAATATGCAACGTTATTCGGGGTATATCCTGTCATTTATTATCGTAGCATTAGCCTGGGGTATTAACCAATTCGGTTTATTTGGATTGTTTGGCATTAACTGTATGCCGTTAGAATTTGTTTACATCGGCTTAATATGTGCGGGCATTGCTCTCATTGGTGTTGCGCTCAGATCAAAAGTGAAAGAGAAGGCAAAAATCCAGTTTGGTGGAAAAGAGTTTGTACAGGCATTAGAATTAGGTGCTAAAAATGGAATCAGTGTAGCCATTGCTTGTGCAACGGCTGAGATTTTAGTTGGGGTAGTTACAATGACAGGATTAGGCTCTAATCTTTCTTCTATTATATTAAATTTATCTGAATCCGGAATATTTTTCGGTATCAATCCGATTTACCCTGTGCTACTTGCAGCGATGATAGCTTCTATGATTATGGGTATGGGGCTTCCAACGACAGCTACTTATATCGTGCTCGCAGCAGTCATGGCACCTCCATTAGTAGAAGTTGGACTGTCATTGATGGCGGCTCATTTATTTGTATTTTATTATGGAATTTTGGTAGATGATACGCCTCCTATTAACTTGCCAGCATATGCTGCATCTGGAATAGCAAAGTCTGAACCAGTTCAGACGGGGCTGCAGGGTTTTAAATATGATGCTGGAGCATTGCTCCTTCCATTTGCATTTGCTACTAATCCATATTTATTATTGATGGCGGAGGGTGGATCTGTATTACAAACAATTTGGGTGATATTCACTGCACTTGTGGGAATCATAGCCTTCTCAACTTTCATCCAAAATTATATGATAGATCACTATCGCTGGTATGAACGGTTGATGGCTTTAATATCTGCTCTATTATTGATTCATTCCAGTACGTTAACAGATGTATTAGGTATTGGGATGAGTTCGATCAGATAA